In one Massilia endophytica genomic region, the following are encoded:
- the trpC gene encoding indole-3-glycerol phosphate synthase TrpC, with product MSDILNKILAVKADEVAAAKKYRSLASLRGEVEGDKALRADLRGFEASLRKHMAAGAAGIIAEVKKASPSKGVLREDFRPAEIAQSYAANGASCLSVLTDKQFFQGSTEYLQQARAACAIPVLRKDFMVDMYQIYEARAMGADCILLIVAALDHGLMAEMEACAMELGMDVLIESHDGAELDAALKLKSRLIGINNRNLRTFETSLETTLGLLPRIPAERMVITESGILSTDDVKRMRDADVHAFLIGEAFMRAADPGAELRRLFA from the coding sequence ATGTCCGACATCCTGAACAAGATCCTGGCCGTCAAGGCCGACGAAGTGGCCGCGGCAAAAAAATACCGCAGCCTGGCCAGCCTGCGCGGCGAGGTCGAAGGCGACAAGGCGCTGCGCGCAGACCTGCGCGGTTTCGAAGCCAGCCTGCGCAAGCACATGGCGGCTGGCGCGGCCGGCATCATCGCCGAAGTGAAGAAAGCATCGCCGTCGAAAGGCGTGCTGCGCGAAGACTTCCGTCCTGCCGAGATTGCGCAGAGCTATGCGGCCAACGGCGCATCCTGCCTCTCCGTGCTAACGGACAAGCAGTTCTTCCAGGGCTCCACCGAGTACCTGCAGCAGGCGCGCGCCGCCTGCGCGATCCCCGTGCTGCGCAAGGACTTCATGGTCGATATGTACCAGATCTATGAAGCGCGCGCGATGGGCGCCGACTGCATCCTGCTGATCGTGGCCGCGCTGGATCACGGCCTGATGGCCGAAATGGAAGCCTGCGCGATGGAGCTGGGCATGGACGTGCTGATCGAATCGCACGACGGCGCGGAGCTGGATGCGGCGCTGAAGCTGAAGAGCCGCCTGATCGGCATCAACAACCGCAACCTGCGCACCTTCGAGACCTCGCTGGAGACCACGCTCGGCCTGCTGCCGCGCATTCCGGCCGAGCGCATGGTGATCACCGAATCCGGCATCCTCTCCACGGACGACGTCAAGCGCATGCGCGATGCGGATGTCCACGCCTTCCTTATCGGCGAAGCCTTCATGCGCGCCGCCGATCCCGGCGCCGAGCTGCGGCGCCTTTTCGCCTAA
- a CDS encoding LysE family translocator produces the protein MHGIHDLTLFIISGLLLNIMPGPDSLLIMARSATQGWRAGCAAALGIGTGTMVHVLAAALGLSALLATSATAFNVVKWVGAAYIVYCGIGMLRARLKQEPEADAKPAAPAPLPFRRIFAQGFLTNVLNPKVALFFLAFVPQFIDADAPNKPLAFIVLGCIFNFNGMLWCNGLALFTALASAKLKVKPLVALWLNRITGSLFLALGARLALSEQH, from the coding sequence ATGCACGGAATCCACGACCTCACCCTGTTCATCATTTCCGGCCTCCTGCTCAACATCATGCCGGGGCCGGACTCGCTGCTGATCATGGCGCGCAGCGCGACCCAGGGCTGGCGCGCGGGCTGCGCCGCGGCCCTGGGCATCGGCACCGGCACGATGGTGCACGTGCTGGCGGCGGCCCTCGGGCTCTCCGCCCTGCTGGCCACCTCCGCCACTGCGTTCAATGTGGTGAAGTGGGTGGGCGCGGCCTACATCGTCTACTGCGGCATCGGCATGCTGCGCGCACGCCTGAAGCAGGAACCCGAGGCGGACGCAAAGCCTGCCGCACCGGCGCCCCTGCCCTTCCGCCGCATCTTCGCGCAAGGCTTCCTCACCAATGTGCTGAACCCGAAGGTGGCGCTCTTCTTCCTCGCCTTTGTGCCGCAATTCATCGACGCCGATGCGCCGAACAAGCCGCTCGCCTTTATCGTCCTGGGCTGCATCTTCAATTTCAACGGCATGCTGTGGTGTAACGGGCTGGCCCTGTTCACCGCTCTCGCCAGCGCGAAGCTGAAGGTCAAGCCGCTGGTGGCGCTGTGGCTGAACCGCATTACCGGCTCCCTCTTCCTGGCCCTGGGCGCGCGGCTTGCGCTCTCCGAGCAGCACTGA
- the trpD gene encoding anthranilate phosphoribosyltransferase, with translation MPITHQEALLRCIEHREIFHDEMLHLFRQIMSGEMSPVMVAALTMGLRVKKETIGEITAAAQVMREFSTKVPMADTTNLLDIVGTGGDGAHSFNISTASMFVAAAAGARVAKHGGRSVSSSSGSADLIESLGANINLKPEQIAQSIAQSGIGFMFAPNHHSAMKHVAPVRKELGVRSIFNILGPLTNPAGAPNILMGVFHPDLVGIQVRVLQRLGAQHAMVVYGRDNMDEVSLGAGTMVGELVNGEIREYEIHPEDFGLQMTASRNLKVADSAESKRKVLDALHGVPGPATDIVALNAGTALYAAGVAESIGDGLARARKAISSGAALAKLNQFVQVTQALGASN, from the coding sequence ATGCCAATCACCCACCAGGAAGCCCTGCTGCGCTGTATCGAACACCGCGAAATTTTCCACGACGAGATGCTGCACCTGTTCCGCCAGATCATGAGCGGAGAGATGTCGCCCGTGATGGTCGCGGCGCTGACCATGGGCCTGCGCGTCAAGAAGGAAACCATCGGCGAGATCACGGCCGCCGCGCAAGTGATGCGCGAGTTCTCGACCAAGGTGCCGATGGCCGATACCACCAACCTGCTCGACATCGTGGGCACAGGCGGCGACGGCGCGCACAGCTTCAATATCTCCACCGCCTCCATGTTCGTGGCGGCGGCGGCGGGCGCGCGCGTGGCCAAGCATGGAGGCCGCAGCGTGTCCTCCTCCTCCGGCAGCGCGGACCTGATCGAATCGCTGGGCGCCAATATCAATCTCAAGCCGGAGCAGATCGCGCAGTCCATCGCCCAGAGCGGCATCGGCTTCATGTTCGCTCCCAACCACCACTCCGCCATGAAGCACGTGGCGCCGGTGCGCAAGGAGCTGGGTGTGCGCTCCATCTTCAATATTCTGGGCCCGCTCACCAATCCGGCGGGCGCGCCGAACATCCTGATGGGCGTGTTCCACCCGGACCTGGTCGGCATCCAGGTGCGCGTGCTGCAGCGCCTGGGCGCGCAGCATGCCATGGTGGTCTATGGCCGCGACAATATGGACGAAGTGTCGCTGGGTGCGGGCACCATGGTCGGTGAACTCGTCAACGGCGAAATCCGCGAGTACGAAATCCACCCGGAAGACTTCGGCCTGCAGATGACGGCAAGCCGCAACCTCAAGGTGGCTGATTCCGCCGAGTCCAAACGCAAGGTGCTGGACGCGCTGCACGGCGTGCCGGGACCGGCGACCGACATCGTGGCGCTGAACGCAGGCACGGCCCTGTATGCGGCTGGCGTTGCGGAATCCATCGGCGACGGCCTGGCGCGGGCGCGCAAGGCTATCTCTTCCGGCGCGGCGCTGGCGAAGCTGAACCAGTTCGTGCAGGTGACCCAGGCGCTCGGCGCCAGCAACTGA